GTGGTTCCGGCTCTCCCGCGCGCCGGATGATCCGGACGCGACCATGGGCCGGTTCGGCGCCGGGCAGATCTTCATCACGCTCAATCGCGGCGACTACTGGCAGTGCGGCTACGTGATCCCCAAGGGCCAGCTCGACGAGATCCGCCGGCGGGGGCTCGACGCCTTCCGCGAGGGCGTGGCGCGGCTGGTACCGTTCGCGCGCGGCCGGACGCACGAGCTCCTCGACTGGGACGACGTCAAGCTCCTCACCGTGCGCGTGGACCGCCTGGAGCGATGGTATCGCCCCGGGCTCCTCTGCATCGGCGACGCCGCCCACGCGATGTCGCCGATCGGCGGCGTCGGCATCAACCTTGCGATCCAGGACGCCGTGGCCGCGGCCAACCTCCTCGCCGTCCCGCTCCGGGTGCGCCCACCGACGCTCGCGGAGCTCGGCGCGGTCCAGCGGCGGCGCGAGCTGCCGACGCGCGCCACCCAGTGGCTGCAGGTGACGATCCAGCGGCGGCTGGTCGCCCCGGTCCTCGCGGGCGCGCGATCGGTGAAGCCGCCGCTCGGCGTCCGCCTCCTCGCGCGCTTTCCGTTGCTCCGGCGGATCCCCGCGCGTCTCGTCGGGCTCGGCATCCGGCCCGAGCACGTGCGGGCGCCCGTCGCCCCGGCCGCGGCGCCCGCGCGACCCTCCGCCTAGGCGCGTTTCTTCGCGAGAAGGGTGCGGACGCGCCTGACCGATCGCGCGGCTATGCGGAGACGCGGTTCAGGCCGGCCAGCTTGGCGCGGTCGAGCGCCCGCTCGGCGGCCTGGAGGACCTGGTGAGAATCGGCGCCGCGATCCGTAGATTGAGCGACGCCGACGCTGATCGTCACCGAGAGGGTCCGTTCGGCGACGGCCGGACGCGCGTGCCGATCCGCCGGGGGCCGCTTGGACACCCGCACGTCGAGCGTCGCCGCCTCGACGGCGCGCCGAACGGCGTCGAGGTGGCGGGCGGCCTCCGCCGCCGACCTGCCTCGAAAAACGACGGCGAACGCGTTCGTGCCGACGCAGAATACGCGTCCGCGCCCGCCGACCTTCGTGAGGGCCTCGGCGACGAGCCGCAGCATGCGCTGGGCGGCGTCGGCACCGTGCTCTTCGCGGAACCGGACGTAGTCGTCGATCTCCGTGCGCGCCAGCGCGTAGCGTCGGCGCAGCCTGCGGAGCGCCTCGTTGAGGGCGAGGCGCCCGGGCAGGCCGGTCACGTCGTCGGGATAGGCGACGCGTGGCCGCTCCCACGCGGCGCCGGTGAGGAGCATCAGCCCGGCCGTGACGAGGTGGACGCGCGCCGGCCTGCCGGCGCTGGCCCCGTCGAGCGCGAGAAGTGAGGCGACCAGAGTCCATCCCGCCCCCGAGGTGAACGGGCGCTTGTCCACGAGGAGCAGGATCAGCATCAGGCCCAGCGCGGCGGCGAACGCGACGAGGGCGGGTTGCGGGAGGGCCGTCCAGGCGACCAGGTTCGCGGTCACCAGCGGCCGCTCGAGCCACGCGGCGACGGCGGCCTGCGCGGTTTGCAGAAGGATCGCGATGACGGCGGCCTGGAGGAGGATCACCCCCAGCCGCGACGCGCCGCGCGCGCTGATGAGGCTCTCCTCGCCGAGCCACGCGATGACGACGAGGTTCACCGGCAGCAGCACCGCGACCGCGTTGAAGACGGCGCGACCACCCACGTGGACGAGCGCGTAGTCGGCGAGGGCGAGGACGACGACCGCGAGGACGAGTCGTGCGCGTCCGATGAGAAGCCCGAGCAGCGCACCACCTCCGAAGACCGCCAGCGGAGCCGCGCGCAGGGCGACGGCCGCCGAGCCTGGAAGCGCCGGGGCGAGCGCCACCAGGGCCGCCAGCGGCAGGAACATTCCCGGAACGACGAGCAAAGCGGCCCGTCTCACGACGGCAAGCGCCTCCCCGGGGCGGCAAGCACGCGGACTTCCCCCATGCCCGGAGGTGGAAGCAACACCGATACCAAGCCGCTAATGCGCGCGATCGGCCCGTTCTGGCGCGGTTCTCGCCGGCCGGCGCCACGACCGCCCACAGTCGCGATGGCACGTTTCGGACCGGATGCGGGGCCAGACTGACGCGACGAGCCTGTTTCGGCGCCGTCACCTCCCCACGAGCCAGGCGCGAACGCGCGCCGGCGTCACGGGGGTCGCGGTAACGCGCACGCCGAAGGGGGCGAGCGCGTCCTCGACCGCGTTCGCGATCGCCGCGGGGGGCGAGATCGCGCCGCCCTCGCCGAGGCCCTTCACACCGAGCGGGTTGCGCGGCGAGGGAAACTCGAGGTGCACCGTCTCGATCGGCGGCAAGTCGTCTGCCTTCGGGATCGCGTAGTCCATGAGCGAGCCGGTGAGGAGCTGGCCGCGCTCGTCGTAGGCCATGTCCTCGAAGAGCGCCCCGCCGATCCCTTGGGCGACGCCGCCGTGCACCTGGCCCTCGACGATGATCGGGTTGATCACCTTGCCGCAGTCGTGGGCGACGACGTAGCGGAGGAGCTTCACCGCGCCGGTGCCGACGTCGACCTCCACCTGGGCCACGTGGACCGCGCTCGCGTACGTCACGGTCGGCACGTGGTGGTAGGCGCTCGCCTCGAAATCGGGTGGCGCCACGCCGGGCTTGGCGAACGTCGGGATCGACGCCTGGACGACGCGCGCGAGGTCGAGCGCCTTCTGCGGCGAGCCGCGGACGAGCGCGCGGCCGTCCTCGATCTCGACGTCCTCGGGCGCGGCCTCGAGCAGCGCGGCCGCGGCGCGCACGAGCTTCGTCCGGACCTCGCGGCACGCGTCGGCGATCGAGTTGCCGGCCGTCACCGCGCTCCGGCTCGCGAACGTGCCGACGCCGAAGGGCACGGCGGCGGTGTCGCCGCCGATCACCGTCACCCACTCGAGCGGCACGCCGAGGGCGTCCGCGGCGACCTGGGCGAAGCTCGTCTCGTGGCCCTGGCCCGAGTTCACCGCCCCCGTCGCGACGAGGACGCGGCCCGCGAGGTCGAGCTTCACGGTCGCGCCCTCGTAGGGGCCGATCGCCGTGCCCTCGACGTAGCCCGAGATGCCGATGCCGCGGTGGACGCCGCGGGCGCGGAGCCGCTCCTGCTCGCGGCGGAACTCGGCGTAGCCCGCCGCCGCGAGCGCCTTCTCGAGCGCCTGGGGGAAGTCGCCCGTGTCGTAGACGAGCGGGTTGCCGTCGCGG
This region of Candidatus Methylomirabilota bacterium genomic DNA includes:
- a CDS encoding FAD-dependent oxidoreductase — translated: MGGETVSVRCCIVGGGPAGMMLGLLLARAGVGVLVLEKHADFLRDFRGDTIHPSTLEVMHELGLLEDFLRLPHQEVRELRAQIGDVAVPIADFTHLPTRCRFIALMPQWDFLSFLAERAARYPGFRCRMRAEATGLLEKSGAVTGVRAQTAEGPLEVRADLVVAADGRQSVVRERAGLHVRELGAPMDVLWFRLSRAPDDPDATMGRFGAGQIFITLNRGDYWQCGYVIPKGQLDEIRRRGLDAFREGVARLVPFARGRTHELLDWDDVKLLTVRVDRLERWYRPGLLCIGDAAHAMSPIGGVGINLAIQDAVAAANLLAVPLRVRPPTLAELGAVQRRRELPTRATQWLQVTIQRRLVAPVLAGARSVKPPLGVRLLARFPLLRRIPARLVGLGIRPEHVRAPVAPAAAPARPSA
- a CDS encoding diguanylate cyclase, with protein sequence MRRAALLVVPGMFLPLAALVALAPALPGSAAVALRAAPLAVFGGGALLGLLIGRARLVLAVVVLALADYALVHVGGRAVFNAVAVLLPVNLVVIAWLGEESLISARGASRLGVILLQAAVIAILLQTAQAAVAAWLERPLVTANLVAWTALPQPALVAFAAALGLMLILLLVDKRPFTSGAGWTLVASLLALDGASAGRPARVHLVTAGLMLLTGAAWERPRVAYPDDVTGLPGRLALNEALRRLRRRYALARTEIDDYVRFREEHGADAAQRMLRLVAEALTKVGGRGRVFCVGTNAFAVVFRGRSAAEAARHLDAVRRAVEAATLDVRVSKRPPADRHARPAVAERTLSVTISVGVAQSTDRGADSHQVLQAAERALDRAKLAGLNRVSA